The following proteins are co-located in the Methylocystis heyeri genome:
- a CDS encoding type IV secretion system protein: MDIITQLFQKVDGVAASAIQQIYQSLSQGLLPVFTIALTIYVTYWGYEMIYGRAPLTAGAFIWRIVRIALIYSLAFGWSDFSTIVVGTFTRGADGVASAVCTGVGGSNCGTPETSVSSTLSTLLTNALNAGKTIASSGGWGAAIGLSLLAIVLMIATIIFIAIAILYVLVGKIALFLLLGLAPLFIAMALFDFSSALFTGWLRTCAQYALVPVIVYGILGFLLTLMNQTIANLAGVTDISSAMTYVAPFLVLCVVGSAMLPMSLTIAASIAGGHSLAGVDYSAATLGRRMGFGMAWQGLSIGGAFLGGAALRQLGLRSAGGNAAAGQNTVQSGAGGGVRSDPAAEQVMGALIGARAADLREINRRNNEEK; encoded by the coding sequence ATGGACATCATCACGCAGCTTTTCCAGAAGGTGGATGGTGTGGCGGCTTCGGCCATCCAGCAAATCTACCAATCCCTGTCGCAAGGGCTGCTGCCGGTCTTCACGATCGCTCTCACCATTTACGTCACCTACTGGGGTTATGAAATGATCTACGGGCGCGCGCCATTGACCGCGGGCGCCTTCATCTGGCGGATCGTTCGCATCGCCTTGATTTACAGCCTCGCCTTCGGCTGGTCGGACTTTTCCACGATCGTCGTCGGCACATTCACGCGAGGCGCCGACGGCGTTGCGTCGGCGGTTTGTACAGGCGTCGGCGGCTCGAACTGCGGGACGCCCGAAACTTCCGTCTCTTCGACGCTTTCGACGCTTTTGACCAACGCCTTGAACGCGGGCAAAACCATCGCCTCCTCGGGCGGGTGGGGCGCGGCCATCGGCCTGTCGCTTCTCGCGATCGTCTTGATGATCGCGACGATCATTTTCATCGCGATCGCTATTCTGTACGTGCTGGTGGGAAAGATTGCGCTGTTTTTGTTGCTGGGTCTCGCGCCGCTGTTCATCGCAATGGCGCTGTTCGATTTCTCCTCGGCGCTGTTCACGGGATGGCTGCGGACTTGCGCGCAATACGCTCTCGTGCCCGTCATCGTATACGGGATTCTCGGCTTTCTTCTCACGCTGATGAATCAAACGATCGCCAATCTTGCGGGCGTAACCGACATTTCGTCGGCGATGACCTACGTCGCGCCTTTCCTGGTTCTGTGCGTCGTGGGCAGCGCCATGCTGCCGATGTCCCTGACGATCGCGGCTTCGATCGCCGGCGGTCATTCCCTGGCCGGCGTCGATTACAGCGCCGCCACCTTGGGGAGGCGCATGGGATTTGGAATGGCCTGGCAGGGCCTTTCAATAGGCGGCGCGTTCCTCGGCGGCGCGGCGCTTCGACAGTTGGGGTTGCGGTCCGCCGGCGGGAATGCGGCGGCCGGGCAAAACACGGTGCAAAGCGGCGCCGGAGGCGGGGTGCGAAGTGATCCCGCAGCCGAACAGGTCATGGGCGCGCTGATTGGCGCCCGCGCCGCAGACCTGCGCGAAATCAACCGAAGAAACAACGAAGAGAAATAA
- a CDS encoding type IV secretion system protein: MARKAIVSAIAVAALLHAGGAGAQVPVIDTATLTQATQTAANTAQIMQTNQQIMNYTQQTLAAVTGNRSTGNLSSIGLSGGFSMSSLPGLSQLLGGGGISMAGLGSFGSIASSIINGLNLVKTLTGASSASTPTDLAYTGAVNTAAAVTAAVAGAQTAGSSRSTAFQSGAGQIGSAPDVKGSIDQNSQLVTQNGQTINELIGTVNLTNAALNAQQQQDLAAQSKLSTMWTYNPAQATLTGN; encoded by the coding sequence ATGGCGAGAAAGGCGATAGTTTCTGCGATCGCAGTGGCGGCGCTGCTCCATGCGGGAGGCGCGGGCGCGCAAGTGCCGGTGATCGACACCGCGACGTTGACGCAGGCGACGCAGACCGCGGCGAACACCGCGCAGATCATGCAGACCAATCAACAGATCATGAATTATACGCAGCAAACGCTGGCGGCGGTGACCGGCAACCGCTCGACGGGGAATCTTTCGTCGATCGGCTTGAGCGGCGGCTTCTCCATGTCCAGCCTACCGGGACTTTCGCAGCTTCTCGGCGGCGGCGGAATTTCGATGGCGGGGCTCGGGTCGTTCGGCTCCATCGCCTCGTCGATCATCAACGGGCTCAATCTCGTCAAGACGCTGACGGGCGCAAGTTCGGCGTCGACCCCGACCGATCTCGCCTATACGGGCGCGGTGAATACCGCCGCCGCCGTGACTGCCGCCGTCGCCGGCGCGCAAACGGCGGGCTCGTCGCGTTCCACGGCGTTCCAAAGCGGGGCCGGTCAGATTGGCTCGGCGCCCGACGTCAAGGGCTCGATCGACCAGAACTCGCAATTGGTCACGCAAAACGGACAAACGATCAATGAATTGATCGGAACCGTCAATCTGACCAACGCCGCGCTCAATGCGCAGCAACAGCAAGACCTCGCGGCGCAGTCGAAGCTGTCGACGATGTGGACCTATAACCCGGCGCAAGCGACGCTCACCGGGAATTGA